attgaatataaattaaaagattttcttacTTAATCTAAATGCAATTATTTCTTATCCTTCGTTCCACCTCAGGTTCTCAGGTTAACTGGATAATTCTactgttttgtaataaaaatactcaAGGATTATGTATGTGGGATGATGGTGACCGTAACATGAcctgaaaattttgtaattttagtgAACATTGTTTTAAACTACATAATGGTGTGTAGTAGGGAGGTGGACAaaacattaaatgaaatatCGAGTTAGCTTTCTCACATCCTCGTTAAATCCTTTATGTTGTTTGAGGTGGTACCTGTGCTTTTGGCAACAAATCGcgattgagtttttttatttcccactaactAGATAAAATGGTAACCTCcttaattttgttgttagtaTGTGCGTTCGTTGTACTGTAAATGTCAATATTATcaaataaacacatacacacacgcacacagaAGAACTGGAACTGTTCTATTCCCTTCTGACTGtatctttctgtctgtctgatgttttgaaaacaaaaactaataatgCTTAATGGCCAATGGACAATGTGGAATACAGTATGTTTTGACTAGAGAGGAATGCGGGTTAAAggtttttttccatacaaatgtacttacgtatgtatgtatgcacatacatatgttttcaGTTTAACATTGTCACCTCAAACTGGAAAATGAAAACCAAACATAATTACAATGACCATTGATGCTTTTAACgtttcaaaacattttatttatttctttagtaCAGACTACATCACCTCCCCCTGGTTTAGTTAAGTTATCTAAACATAGTTTAGGAAAAGGGAATGGGTTGGTCTCCGCTTCTTAATTTACCAGTgtcatttttgtaattaaatgtatatttcacaatgattgtatttatattgggaaaaattaaaagaaaaaaaatctcaatgatacttaaatgttatttcttttattgttttttttctcaagataatttgattgtAGTCCAAGATATCGGATATAAGTAAGGTCAGTTggttatgtgtttgtgtgtttaaCTTAACAAAGTGtttcatttttgaaaatactAGAAGGTTAAAGAATTCTATAACATttgaacttaaatatttatttgtttaatttttacccaaatttaaatattcatttaaattttatttatatattttatttatcaagatttactataaatatttatatgaatgtgTAAGTAAAATACCATTAATTAATtatgttctttttaaaataaaaacaatatgttCGTATATCTgcttaaaacaacaatttgtaattaaaatgtaattacttATTACTTTTATATCTGTTGGTATGCATaagtatgtgtttttgtttaattactaCCGCAATCTGCAAAAAAaagcaagaacaacaaaaattacgtattaaatactttaacagttcttttaattgcattaaaaaCCAATTTCTTACTTGGATCATCATCCCAACCGCTTTGTATATCCAATTCTTTATTGCGTGCCTTAAGCCATACATATAAAGGACCAAAATACTCCATTACGCCTTTGCCACTCAAACGTTTATCACCAGTAGCTTTTTCCATAGCCTCACGCCAATGTTTGGTGGCTCCCATTTGCATGACATTTCTGAAATATAAGAATTTGTTTTGCAATTGTTTCTTTTTCACTCCAAAAGGTCCTTTCTTCCTTAATCTTTTACTCACTTAATAATATCGCCGGCTGCTTTACTGCCATAGAAATCACAGTTGTATAAAGGAAAAGCTGGATTACCGGGTTTATATTCACCACTAGCCAAGCAGAAACTGCGATAGAAATTGAAACCCAAAACTTCGGAAAGGAATTTGCTGCGTAAATGTAAAAGAGAGAAATGTTAATATGAGGAGAGacaattattatagaaaacttctttaactaactaactaacaaactaactaactaactaactaactaactaactaactaactaactaactaactaactaactaactaactaactaactaactaactaactaactaactaattaactaattaaatataaatttctctttttaaaagagttattttctatagacaatttctctttattaaagagttattttctttagacaatttctctttattaaagagttattttctatagaaaatttatttttaataaagagttattttctatagaaaatttctctttaataaagagttattttctatagaaaatttctctttaataaagagttattttctatagaaaatttctctttaataaagagttattttctatagaaaatttctctttaataaagagttattttctatagaaaatttctctttaataaagagttattttctatagaaaatttctctttaataaagagttattttctatagaaaatttctctttaataaagagttattttctatagaaaatttctctttaataaagagttattttctatagaaaatttctccttaataaagagttattttctatagaaaatttctctttaataaagagttattttctatagaaaatttctctctttattatagagttattttctatagaaaatttaactttattaaagagttattttgtgtagaaaatttctctttattaaagagttattttctatagaaaatttatctttattaaAGAGTTATTTTGTGTAGAAAGTTTCTCTTTATTAAGGAGTTATTTCCATTTTTAAgtggttttctttagaaattaattattttcaaaaacttacgCAGTATTAGGCTTCTCAGGATTCAGTCCACGATAGAACTTATAGTCGGGATCGAAATGTTTTTCACTTCTACGATGTGGAGGCACAACACCAGCATATTTATACTGTAAACGCCAATAAGCACAATTATACTCATGAGGACCAATGCGTCCATCCATAACATCAACAAGAAATTTATCATTAATAAAATACTGGGGAATGGCCAATAATGTATGGACACCCTAAAAATGAGATTacagataaataaataatatagacaaaataataaaattccctACCATACGGAATAAACGATTCATTGATTCCTCAGCGGGTAAACTGGCATTAACCAAGATATGTAAACGATTCAGGTGACGTGGTGTACCCGAGGCAATAACAGACGATTCACCCAAAGCACTACCAAAGCCGGGACAAGGTTCACGATCCAAACCGAAGGGCagattagttttataaatattatattgcaGTTCAGCCATATAACCATGCATTTGCATTAGAACTTTATAATCCAATTTAGGACAATAACGCAGAGCTACATCGGGAGGGAAGTAATGAACTTCAGACTTACATTCGGGTCCCATTTCATCGTCATTCATGCGACgtgagaatttttgataaaatgcaCTGAAAGTTAAgatattttacatagttttccTTTAAGATTTATGCAACAACTTACTCCGACATATGATTTAAGCCTAAGGATTCAAAAAATTCTGCCGCTTTTTTATTAATGATAACGGGTGTAACATAAACCTCCTCTAGACGCTGTTTTACAGTGGGCAATTGTTTTTTAGGATAAGGTGTACGAAATATTGAACGTGGATGCCAGGCTTGCATTAACATTTGTTCCATAACTGGGGCTGGTATAGCACCATCTGAAGCTGTCAATGAATCGCTATAGGTCTTACGTGCCCAGTAGCGTAAGTATGCATGCAACTCTTTATATAATGGCATTAGATCCCAAACCACATCTTCTAATTCACGTTGAAAATTCTCCGTTTCATAATACAAATACCAAGTGCGAGATGGTGTAACATGAcctgaaattaattaaatttcttctcCAATCgtactcacacacacatacaaacatcaTGTACtctcatatacaaacatacatatgaatgcaAACGTGTCGCACAAGGATGAGCTTAAACATTGTTTACATGTCAATGTTGCAACTCAACATATACAAGTGCACATGCATATCGTAGGATATGCCAAGCAggacatgtgtgtgtgtgtacattTAAAGACACGGTAgaaggaaaatatatttaattttaagtaaaagtttttgtttgtcGGCAAGAGGTTACAATTAAGAAGCAGATATTAGTGAAACATGCAAATTGATGGACTTGAAGTCTTTGCGAAGAAAGTTTGTTAAAGGTCTCttattgcaataaatttaaagtgtcatttttatagaatatttatatttcaaagaaTCTGAATTGAATCATTTGTTTTCATACGAATCTATAGAAGATTTATTTGAACTGGAAAAAAGACACATTTTgtgtaaacaattgtttagagagtatatttttttattataagcaATACAAAAATTCTCTTTAGTTAAGATTTGTTTGCAGGCATGATGCAGATACTTAAGCATCCTAGAGATGTGAACTAACAACTATCCTTTCTAAACCTCACAACGTCCGTCCTCTATGTTAAGCGTATTCCGTCTCCTAGCGACCATAACGTCAATTTGGTAGCGTTTTTTCCTTTAGTTTGGGCGGCTACCAAATACCTCTTTCTTCTGTAGCTTTTCTTTTTGATGTCGGTCCGGGTCTGCGGTTTGGGTTTAGTCAACATAAACGTAGCTCTTTAGAGTCTGTTCCCTATTTTTAAAGCAGCTGGAAGGTACAATATGGTTTTGTCAGTTCTAAACCTCCACTctaaatgaaatgttaaataaaaagtttgccCTATTTCCTTGATCGATAGTGATAAAATTAAGACGGGTAATGTAAGTTCAGTTTGAAACCATAGGTCTGAGTGTCATTTGTATGTCCATAATGCCACTGGGGTAGACAAACCGGACATGTTTTTAATCAGACAGGACAGAGTGACCTAGGACGACAGCATCTCAGGTCTTAAAGGATTAAACAATGATGGGGAGATCGCTGgaccttattttctatagaaaatttctctttattaaagagttattttctatagaaaatttctctttattaaagatttattttctatggaaaatttctctttattaaagagttattttctatagaaaatttctctttattaaagagttattttctatggaaaattactctttattaaagagttattttctatagaaaatttctctttattaaagagttattttctatggaaaatttctcttttttaaagaggtattttctatagaaaatttctctttattaaagagttattttctatagaaaatttctctttattaaagagttattttctatagaaaatttctctttattaaagagttattttctatagaaaatttctctttattaaagagttattttctatagaaaatttctctttattaaagagttattttctatagaaaatttctctttattaaagagttattttctatagaaaattttctctttattaaagagttattttctatagaaaatttctctctttattaaagagttattttctatagaaaatttctctctttattaaagagttattttctatagaaaatttctctctttattaaagagttattttctatagaaaatttctctctttattaaagagttattttctatagaaaatttctctctttattaaagagttattttctatagaaaatttctctctttattaaagagttattttctatagaaaatttctctctttattaaagagttattttctatagaaaatttctctctttattaaagagttattttctatagaaaatttctctctttattaaagagttattttctatagaaaatttctctctttattaaagagttattttctatagaaaatttctctctttattaaagagttattttctatagaaaatttctctctttattaaagagttattttctatagaaaatttctctctttattaaagagttattttctatagaaaatttctctctttattaaagagttattttctatagaaaatttctctctttattaaagagttattttctatagaaaatttctctctttattaaagagttattttctatagaaaatttctctctttattaaagagttattttctatagaaaaatttctctctttattaaagagttattttctatagaaaatttctctctttattagagagttattttctatagaaaatttctctctttattaaagagttattttctatagaaaatttctctctttattaaagagttattttctatagaaaatttctctttattaaagagttattttctatagaaaatttctctttattaaagagttattttctatagaaaatttctctttatttaaGAGTCATTTCTCTTTTATTGAGACTAATTTCCTATAGAATATTTCTCTTATATAAGGAgtcactttctatagaaaatttatttttatactaagatacattttgtacaaaaaatctCTTATATTAAGATCCATTCCAGAAAATGTCTCTTTTACTAAAAGTCTCTTGTTTtgaaacagatttttgtagaatttttgttgttgaactAACAAAACATTTCTAATCTGATTTCTGtggcactttttttaaatttctaaacttTGTGGTTTTGTTTAATGCGTAACAATGTTCTTTTTATAAGCAATtggattttaagtaaaaaatcaaagataagttttgttagtttttgttgGTGAATTACGAAAATCTTGATACCTTTTGCTGTGCAACAAAACCCAATCAATTGACCTATTTAATTGCATTCTTATCTTAACAACTAACAAAtggataaaaattaaatgtctttTCTTTACGGCCTGAGTTGTAAGTGTAACGAAGGACAATCAGTAAGACTATTGAGCTTAAAAACCCTTTTACGTTTTGCATTAATTTCTtgcagtagtttttgttttcttttacttgAAGCAATCACATCATACTCACCGTTATAGGTGGCGGCAATACGCAGCAATCGCACAAAATCGATAAATGTTGATTTGCCCAAATCACGTTCAGACAATGCCTGTCGCCATTTAATCCATTGAAATTCCAAATCCATATAGTTTCTTGTACGCACAATGTGTCCAATTATTGTTGGCACCATGGCCCACTGCTGACTGCAATCCTGTTGCACACACACCAAACGTGATGTTATAAATGTTTGCATGGTGTGCAACAACTCCTTGGCCTGTTCAAAGTCTCGTCTACCCAGGCCATATAGTTGCAGCTTCGACAGACGTTGCACCTGACGTCGTAgtgttgaattttttaattgttgcaCTGGTATAACGCTGAGATTACCTGCCAATTCGTACACCAGGTTATGATAGTCTCTGTCTATTTCCTGTTTGATGGGCGCTTGATTAACGCTATATCCTCTGCCTGCgttagactatagaagagttcACGTTTGCGATTGTAAATCGATTGCATGCGCTTAATGGCCGTATTCAATGCCTTTGTAGCATGAGCTTCATAAACGGAGGAATGAAGGTATTTGTCAGTGGTATTTGTTGTAGCATTTGTCGTGGATATTGTTACTGTTGCTAGTGATGCATTCTTAATGTTGGTTGTATTGCTGATGGAGATGGATGAGTTGAGTTTTTGGTTGGCGGTGGTGGAGGGTATGCTTTGGCAAAGGGCCAagctaaaaataacaaactgTAACAAAGAGAAGAgtatgaaaaagaaattatattaaagtttttaaagagtttaaaaGAAAGTAAGAAAAGGTAAATCTGTGATTAAGTTGAagcagttttttttcaaatatagtaataaacaaaatacttaagtcttttgttttttatctctTAAGCTCCGGAAATATAAAAACCCTTTGCCTTAAACATCgactgttaaaataaataaatttttaaataatctgcTAAGAGCCAAAGTGGCCAACAGCAAATTACTTAAAAACCCGAggcaattttgttatttattacttACCGTTACTTTAAAGAAGATGGATTTCATCTTGCTATGCTTGGATGTGTGAATGTGTGTGTCTAGTATTAAAACTTCCTtttccgttttatttttttatggtttttttcgGGGGGTTTCTTATATATTCACCACTTTAAGTTCAAAATTGCTTtctttttatagtttgttttgattattttttgttgttatttttttcacagcAATGATTGCAAAAAGTTgagcaaaatataataaaaacatttccttgattatattttaaacttctCTTTTTTcattacagacaaatataaaaaatacaacatataAAGAATTATAGGTGGTTTAAACCGACTACGATATCAGCTATATCAGATTTTGTATCAAAtctgataaaaaaaaatctcttaaaaaagtgaaaatttctatagaaaatgtctgagaaattttctatagaaaatagctcttaaaataagagaaattttctatagaaaatagctCTTAAAacatgagaaattttctatagaaaatagctctatagtctagtctatagtctagtctatagtctagtttatagtctagtctatagtctagtctatagtctagtctatagtctagtctatagtctagtctatagtctagtctatagtctagtctatagtctagtctatagtctagtctatagtctagtctatagtctagtctatagtctagtctatagtctagtctatagtctagtctatagtctagtctatagtctagtctatagtctagtctatagtctagtctatagtctagtctatagtctagtctatagtctagtctatagtctagtctatagtctagtctatagtctagtctatagtctagtctatagtctagtctatagtctagtctatagtctagtctatagtctagtctatagtctagtctatagtctagtctatagtctagtctatagtctagtctatagtctagtctatagtctagtctatagtctagtctatagtctagtctatagtctagtctatagtctagtctatagtctagtctatagtctagtctatagtctagtctatagtctagtctatagtctagtctatagtctagtctatagtctagtctatagtctagtctatagtctagtctatagtctagtctatagtctagtctatagtctagtctatagtctagtctatagtctagtctatagtctagtctatagtctagtctatagtctagtctatagtctagtctatagtctagtctatagtctagtctatagtctagtctatagtctagtctatagtctagtctatagtctagtctatagtctatagtctagtctatagtctagtctatagtctagtctatagtctagtctatagtctagtctatagtctagtctatagtctagtctatagtctagtctatag
The window above is part of the Lucilia cuprina isolate Lc7/37 chromosome 6, ASM2204524v1, whole genome shotgun sequence genome. Proteins encoded here:
- the LOC111678184 gene encoding LOW QUALITY PROTEIN: angiotensin-converting enzyme (The sequence of the model RefSeq protein was modified relative to this genomic sequence to represent the inferred CDS: inserted 1 base in 1 codon), which codes for MKSIFFKVTFVIFSLALCQSIPSTTANQKLNSSISISNTTNIKNASLATVTISTTNATTNTTDKYLHSSVYEAHATKALNTAIKRMQSIYNRKRELFYSLTXGRGYSVNQAPIKQEIDRDYHNLVYELAGNLSVIPVQQLKNSTLRRQVQRLSKLQLYGLGRRDFEQAKELLHTMQTFITSRLVCVQQDCSQQWAMVPTIIGHIVRTRNYMDLEFQWIKWRQALSERDLGKSTFIDFVRLLRIAATYNGHVTPSRTWYLYYETENFQRELEDVVWDLMPLYKELHAYLRYWARKTYSDSLTASDGAIPAPVMEQMLMQAWHPRSIFRTPYPKKQLPTVKQRLEEVYVTPVIINKKAAEFFESLGLNHMSDAFYQKFSRRMNDDEMGPECKSEVHYFPPDVALRYCPKLDYKVLMQMHGYMAELQYNIYKTNLPFGLDREPCPGFGSALGESSVIASGTPRHLNRLHILVNASLPAEESMNRLFRMGVHTLLAIPQYFINDKFLVDVMDGRIGPHEYNCAYWRLQYKYAGVVPPHRRSEKHFDPDYKFYRGLNPEKPNTAKFLSEVLGFNFYRSFCLASGEYKPGNPAFPLYNCDFYGSKAAGDIIKNVMQMGATKHWREAMEKATGDKRLSGKGVMEYFGPLYVWLKARNKELDIQSGWDDDPNCGSN